One Candidatus Atribacteria bacterium genomic window, TCTTCAGCTACTTCCTGCATTCCGGATATAGTATCAGCAATAAGATCTGTCAGTTCCATTCCTAACATCTGTGCACCTTTTTCGACAATAGATCTATCTACTCCGGCAGCAAATCTTTTATCTTTCCATTTTTTCTTCACTGATTTTACTTTTACATCCATAATACTTCGAGATGGTCGAACCAAAGCCGTCGTTACTACCAGTCCGGTAAGCTCATCTATGGCATATAAAACTTTTTCCAATTCTGTCTCTGGCTCAACTTCTGAACAGAGTCCCCAGCCATGACTCACTACGGCTCGAATGTACTCCTCAGGCCAGCCTTTTTCCTTTAATATTTCCTCGCTTTTATGGCAATGCTCTTCGGGAAACTGCTCATAATCAAGGTCATGAACCAGACCAATAATCCCCCATTTTTCTTCATCTTCTCCCCGCTTGCGGCCAAAATAGCGCATAACTCCTTCTACGGCTAAGGCATGCTTTATCAGACTATCACTTCTGTTGTATTCGGTGAGCAACTGATAAGCTTCTTCCCTGGTTGGGACTATTGAACTCATCTTATTTCCTCCTATTCGAGTTGTTCTTTATTTATTTTGACTAAGTTTATCAATTATCTATTATACTGTCAAAGAGTTTTAAAGGCACAGGGAACCTTCCTCTCATCCTTTTTCTTTTTTAAAATTTTACTTCAACGTTCTCTCTTTCTTCGCCCTCTGTTTTGAAATAAGGCCTGCTGGCAAAACCGAACAGGTTGGCAACAATAGAAGTCGGTACTTGAACTATCGCTATATTATATTTCATAGCCGTATCATTATAGAATTGCCTTGAATATCCTATTTTATCCTCGGTATCTTTCAGTTGTGTTTGAAGATCCAGGAAGTTTGTATTAGCCTTTAAATCCGGATAATTTTCCGCGACGGCAAATAATCGGCTTAGGGCACCGGCTAACTCTGAATTTGCTCCCAATTTTTCCTCCGGTGTTGTTGCAGATAAATATTTCGTTCTGGATGCTGTTACTTCTTCCAATGTTTCTTTTTCGTGCTTTGCGTATCCTTTTACAGCACTTACCAGATTAG contains:
- a CDS encoding HD domain-containing protein, yielding MSSIVPTREEAYQLLTEYNRSDSLIKHALAVEGVMRYFGRKRGEDEEKWGIIGLVHDLDYEQFPEEHCHKSEEILKEKGWPEEYIRAVVSHGWGLCSEVEPETELEKVLYAIDELTGLVVTTALVRPSRSIMDVKVKSVKKKWKDKRFAAGVDRSIVEKGAQMLGMELTDLIADTISGMQEVAEEIGLKGV
- a CDS encoding LemA family protein, with the translated sequence MSFIMIFLILIVLWGVLTYNKLVTLRGRIDNSWAQIDVQLKRRFNLIPNLVSAVKGYAKHEKETLEEVTASRTKYLSATTPEEKLGANSELAGALSRLFAVAENYPDLKANTNFLDLQTQLKDTEDKIGYSRQFYNDTAMKYNIAIVQVPTSIVANLFGFASRPYFKTEGEERENVEVKF